Genomic window (Oryza sativa Japonica Group chromosome 3, ASM3414082v1):
GGATCGTCGTGAGCTTCTCGTGGCGGAGGCAGATGCCGCGTCTCGCTATCACACTCGGCCTCGAGGATGAGATGGATGGTAACTAATTTCTTTGagctctcatctcatctcatctccctaattttttttcttgatgttTGATTCAGTTGATGCGGAGCCTAGAATCGTTTTAATTGCTTTAGATCTAGCATACAGTAGTCACTGCAAAGCTCATAAAATTTGTTCAGGCCTTCATGGAATCGCAGATCAGAGCTGCAGTGCGGATTGCTGTGGTACCGCGAGTGGTGCTTGGGTTATTGCTGGGAGTGTGATTAGAGTATGCATAGTTACATTAAGTGAGCGTATCCTTTGCCGGGACTGTGTTGTCGCTATCCTGGACAAATGCTGGAAAACGTTGCAGTCTTTACCCAGTCATATGGCCTGCACGAGGACCACTTTGACTGTTGCATTCGTCATCAAGATTAGTGGTGCTTGTCCTGGCCTCCTGGGCCACTGAGTGCGATCCTGGAGATTCGTTTTGATTATTATCCTTATCCTTACAGATCTATGGTATCATCTCTTTGTTGGATGAGCTTTATAAGCATCAATATAGAAATTTCATCTAGTTTTTTTTGCCATATTCAACGATAAgtgtcccttttttttcttttaatcaaaTGATGCATAGGCTTTTGTTGTTATGCGATACATGCTTTTTCATCAATACTTGGAAAGCCTTCTCAAATGTTTCAACATCTCCAGGATCTGTTTTATCTACTGCGCTTGTTGTACAGCTACCAACCTCTCTGACTATTGGGCTGGGTTCATagttttgtttggtttgtttaAGTAGCTTTGCTCCGTTCCCTTGTACTCTATATGGACTGATTACTATAGATCATTGTTCCTGTTTCTCGCAATGGTAGACCATTTCATTTATGGCCTGATTTGGATTGGGTTTGAATAAAATTTCTCAAGGAATCCTCCTCATCTACCACGCCCTGATAATTCTGTCCTCAGTTAAGCTGTATTTTCTGATTGATTAATAAATAAATAGGAGTTAATATCATTCCAATTGCCATTACAAAAGTAATTAGCATTTTTGGCATTAACAGAAATTTTGGACTAGTAATTAGTCCAAAAAATACTACTAATTCCGCAACAAAACCACTCattcctggtaaggcaagagAAGCCATTGAAAAGCTACTAAACATGGTAAAAATTTTTGGCATTGTATTTGCAGATATCATTGAAGAGCTTATCACTAAGGGGCAGCAACTTGATGCTGTGAACTTTGCATATGAGGCTGGTCTTCAGGAAAAATTCCCCCCAGCCCCTCTTTTAAAAGCCTACCTTGAAGATTCAAAGAAGATACCCTCAAATTCAGATAACCTGAGTACTAGCACTGGCCAATCTGGGGTAAGTGAAATGGTTCTATATAATTATTTGAAGTCAATGCTGACCTCCTAATATGAAGTCTCTACTCTGTAAGTGGTATGTCCACAGGGCATTCTGAAATATGTTGATCAGTGCTTCTTGGTGGTATCATACTACTGTACCCCTGATTGCATGCTAGCAATGCATTTGATCCTTTTAGTCTCCAGAGGCAATTTCTTTCAAGTGGTGCACTTGTTTCTTATACCAAATTAGAGGGTCTAATATTACTTCTGTTGCAGAGCAATGCCAATAAGAAGGAGCAGTCTGCACTGCGGGCTGTTATAAAGTGTGTTGAGGACCACAAACTCGAAGCTGAGTTTCCATTGGAGGATCTCCGTGAGCGGCTGGAAGAACTGGAGAAGGCCAAGACCGAGAAGAAAAAGGCGGCATCAAGCAGTTCCAGCGGTGGTAGCTCTGGTCCAGCCAACAAGCGCATCCGGGCAAGCACCGGAGGACCGATGCCCCCTGCCAAGGCAGGCCGTCTCACCGACTACACCGGTACACCGTCTTCGCCTGCCACCACCACGACCAATGCCACATTCATTCGCTCCCCGTCCCATGCCTCCTACGGTACAGCATCTCCTTACTCTTATGATAGGCCAGCTGCACACCCCCTCTACTGTGGCCAGAACACACTGGCAATGAGGGAGCCCTATGCATACCACCACCCATCTGAGGTATCCAGCGTCGGCCTCGGCATGTCATACCCATCCCCTCCCATAACCTACCCGGCCTATGCTGGATACAGCAATGGAATCGGCTACAGCAATGCAATGGCCCCAGCCTTTCACCACCAGGCTTACTACCGGTAGGATCAGTCGAAGCCGATGAAATGACAATGAGCTGAATCGCTGATGGTGGCAGGGCGGCTCGCCACCATGGCCATGTTTTGTAGTGACTGACTACAACGGTAGGTGGGTGGGGGCGTGTGTTCCTTAATACTAGAAGATGCTTGTGTTGGTTAGTTCTCCCCGTTATTAGCTGCTCTCGCTACTTCGCACTGAAGAAACTGAATGTAAATTATGGACGTGTTGTCCCTGGACCCTCGTCGTCATCTTGTGTTGTAATTCAGTCTAAACCACTCTAAaacccacaaaaaaaaatccggcaTGTAATCTTCAAGCACTGAACTATCTCGGCTTAATTAATGACTATCTTATGTTAGTTATAGCTTGTGCCTTGCTGGTGTTTGGTTGCTTTTTGTTGCTGGTATTAGTTGTAGCGCACGGTGTTGTTCTTGGAAGTTGCAAGCGGTTGCTTTGGTGTACTTTTGTTTCTGGTATTAGGTGTTGTTCTTGGAAGTGGTCGGTGGTGACCATGTTGCGATGCGATGGTGATTGATTGCTTTATTATGCTTGTGAAGTATCATCATCAATCACATGGCTTCCGTTTCTGTTTGGAATAATTGGTTTCGTGCTATCGATGTGTTTGGCTGGCTTTCAGTTGCGCAGGTCGTTCGCCTTTTGGAGTGCACTCGTCATGTCGTCATCGCGCTGCGTTGCGTTCATAATTATGTTGGCTTGCATGCTTGCAATGATGCTTACCCCTCCTGCAACCGGCAACTGGCAAGCCATCCCGCTAGCTGATCGTTTTCTCCGCATGATTTGTAGTAGTACTGACCGGTTTACATCTACTACACGGCTACACCTTCATAAATCAGTTCCAGAAAGTTACGAATCGATGTACAATCTCTGTATACACTACATTTCATTGCATGTACAAATAACTTGATAAGAGTTCAGAACATGGATACTACTTCTATCGGTTGGATGTGGCAGAATACACGGGAAACTCTTCTGCCGTTTTTCATGGTAAAGAACAAAAGGTCGTACCTGCACTAGTGTACACTGCGGCTTCCATGTCCATGCTCTGACGGCACACAATCCTGACCTAACCACCAGTTAACAACCGCGGCAAGTCCGCTAATCCATGAGGCGTATATCTCCATGGAACCAATCATCAACTGATCACCCTAAACATACTATTCGGTAGGGTGATCAACATTGCAACGGCCAAGGTCAGCTGCAGCCTGATTCCCAATTCCCCTGCGCCGCTGAGTTCACGTAGAGGCGATTGGATGTCCTGCATTCAAGTAGGACCGATGCTTGGAGATAATCTCAATCGACTTTTGTTTGCTCATTATCTACACCGGGTGATTCATCCGGGAGGAGGCCCAGAAGAGGTAGAGGCAGCAGGGAGCTGAGATTGCACACGACAATCAGAAGAGCAAGGTTTTGGAAGTTGTCTTTGGTGACTCCCAAGAACTGCGTCAGGCCTGCCCCCAACAGACCACCGGTGACGCCTCCAGCGTTGGAAATGGACATCAGAGTGGCGAACAAAGTTGCTTCCACTCCAGGAGGGCAGAGCTTTGCAGCCAGCACCAACACGGGCATAAAGGAAGCCTGCAGGACGAATTTTTTCACAGCATGAGTGCACATAAAGAGTGCAGTTCTATTTCTAGAAAGGCCATAGCCATGGCCTAAGTACAGCATTTGAATAATACTGAAAATTGGTATGATGAATTTCGTAGTGTTCACATAGAAGTGTCATCTCCAAATGTGGAAGTTCTACGTTTTGGCAAATGGAGGGATCTTAGCAGCATCTTCCATGCTAATCCTAGCGTGGTATTGATAGGGATTCTGTTTTATTTACAGACGTAAAGAAACTAGGATGTACAGGATGGAGGTGTAATGTTACCCTTCAATGTAAAGCAACTAGGCTTCTATATCGGCTGCCATGAAAAATGTAAAATGAAAGCACATTTTCTtgcattatactccctccgtcccaaaataagtgcagttttgcactattcatgtCTAAcctttgaccgttcatcttatttgaatttttttaataattagtatttttattgttattagatgataaaacatgaatagtactttatatgggactaatttttttcaattttttcatatttttttcaaataagacggacggtcaaacgttggacacggataccCACGGCTGCacttgggacggaggtagtattaccTTAGGAAAATCCCCTTCCAGCTTGATCAGGATTTTTCTTATTGAGCAAAGAAATACAACATTTTTTTATGCTCTTCATACAGTAGTCAATTTAAAGAGCAGGGAATGTGTTAAACTGCTAATGGTTTACCCCAACTCCCCAAATCAAGTACTAGTTCTTGCAAAGAGGGTATCGTACCTGACCAAGGACAGTGATAATCAAGGAATCACCAATGGAGAACCATTCATCACTGATTCCAAGAACTCGATTGAGCCCAGTGACAAGAAGAACCTGAAAATACCTAAGTTAAATTTAACAAATAATATAGTGGCAGCATTTACTAAAACAAGCATGTGCAGAATTTGACCTGTGTCATTCCAAGGGCAGAACCAAATATTGTAGTCACAAAAAAGATTTTTCTCAATGGAACTTCCTTCAAAAATGAATTATATACTCCTATGCCGACCAAGGATGCAATAGATGTAACGAGCGTGACACGCCCTAGAAACTCTGGAGTGAATCCAAGCTTATTTGTGCTGAAATTGGTCAGAAGGCAACATATGAAAATCAAACCATTTTAAATAGATAGCAATCAGACAAATTTATAAGGTGTTAATATACCAAGACAGCAATTTATGGTCAACTCTTGTTTCTTATGAATTTAAGAAGTACAAGAATCTAAACAAGTGAAGGGTAATGCAATATGTAGTATTCAGCTAGAACAAAGAAATTTGTGCTAATAGCATATTCGATTCATTTCTAATTACTTTGGTGTGAAGTATGGTGAATATGATTTATATGACCCCTTTCTTGACACCACCGACAAACATACCACAGATTTGGTTACCTCCAGTTTTTGCTAGGAACTAATCTACTATACCCAAAGGAAGTTCAGTTGACTAATAATGGTGGCACAAAGAGGGCAGCTCAGACCTCTAGTGTTCTTAAGAAATGAAATTTTAGCATGGTAGACAATATCTTCAATTGAAATCGCTGGGACAAGCTAAACAAAAGTTAAAGCACTATGTGACCAACTAGAATTCAACTCTTCCAACAGTTGTAAATCTGTTCACTGGTTGAAAACCTAATCCAACAGCTGTCTAGAGCAATCAAACCAAACAAGTGAGCATGTGAGAACATACATGAAGAAAAACATGGCAGAATCTGATTGTGGTGTTGCTTGCCAAAGGAATATGAACAAGGTGGGTAGGAAGATATTGGGTTGCTTTACTGAACTCCAAATCTGCATAATGTGCTCCTTAGAGCTCTCAATTAACCCTGAATCTGAAGATGAGGTAGCATTTTCTCCCAAAGGCAAACGCTTTTCATTCACAAGAACTGCAACAGTAGATGTCATGAGGGGCAAAAATGCCGTAACACCAAAGACAAATCTGCATTTGGGGAACCTCAGATCAGTGAACTGTTAAAATGAAGAGTTCTACGTATGCTTTTTGTTATAGGGCAAACCTTACGCCATAAGTATCAACTAGAGAACCACTGAAGTATGCACTCATAACTCCTCCAATGGCTGATGACCCCCAACACAATGACTGGAGAGATCCAGATGTACTCTGTGGTTCACCACGAGCTCTCT
Coding sequences:
- the LOC4334410 gene encoding folate-biopterin transporter 1, chloroplastic, with the protein product MMAFGSLLLSPPPPPPPPPSLPLPARPSAASYLVAVRRRRPPEPRCRSQEMASSGGGGSSGGLGSEGESAAASAIGSLDLDGAAASSDNRPGETSSNGDSERWQTRQHSTDDISRSKSKPRYIKAFGVDLSADNVAVAIVYFVQGVLGLARLAVSFYLKDDLHLDPAETAVISGLSALPWLVKPLYGFISDSIPLFGYRRRSYLILSGLLGALSWSLMATIVDDKYSAALSIILGSLAVAIADVVVDSMVVERARGEPQSTSGSLQSLCWGSSAIGGVMSAYFSGSLVDTYGVRFVFGVTAFLPLMTSTVAVLVNEKRLPLGENATSSSDSGLIESSKEHIMQIWSSVKQPNIFLPTLFIFLWQATPQSDSAMFFFITNKLGFTPEFLGRVTLVTSIASLVGIGVYNSFLKEVPLRKIFFVTTIFGSALGMTQVLLVTGLNRVLGISDEWFSIGDSLIITVLGQASFMPVLVLAAKLCPPGVEATLFATLMSISNAGGVTGGLLGAGLTQFLGVTKDNFQNLALLIVVCNLSSLLPLPLLGLLPDESPGVDNEQTKVD